The Sphaeramia orbicularis chromosome 16, fSphaOr1.1, whole genome shotgun sequence genome window below encodes:
- the LOC115436182 gene encoding uncharacterized protein C1orf232, whose protein sequence is MNPMWKVYKSKVLKTLNPEYEEDAAEEVTEVENDVSPVQEDEGPTGVSQLARKMQGAGTKSWNKLSALFNKEDEHQLLEETESPPVADHPLAVKPEEPPRPTRRSGFWDSFATNWAAKKQAEAAAAAAANEGMAAGQGEEGVTEAGGEERQDGQITEGAESEEGGGGRSNNSFSKYVSLGGGGGGNQDPSFKWNFVTSKLAELKTKTVTKTN, encoded by the exons ATGAATCCCATGTGGAAGGTATATAAGAGCAAAGTGCTGAAGACCCTTAACCCTGAGTATGAGGAGGACGCTGCAGAAGAG GTCACTGAGGTCGAGAATGACGTGAGTCCAGTTCAGGAGGATGAGGGTCCCACTGGTGTCTCCCAGTTGGCCAGGAAA ATGCAGGGAGCTGGAACCAAAAGCTGGAACAAACTGTCAGCTCTATTTAACAAAGAGGATGAACACCAGCTTCTGGAGGAGACTGAGAGCCCACCAGTCGCTGATCA TCCACTTGCAGTGAAGCCAGAGGAGCCTCCACGACCCACCAGGCGCTCAGGATTCTGGGATAGTTTTGCGACCAACTGGGCGGCCAAGAAGCAGGCTGAGGCGGCGGCGGCTGCAGCAGCCAACGAGGGGATGGCTGCAGGGCAGGGTGAGGAGGGGGTGACGGAGGCGGGAGGGGAGGAGAGGCAGGATGGGCAGATTACAGAGGGAGCAGAGAgcgaagaaggaggaggaggaaggagcaaCAATAGCTTCTCAAAGTACGTCTcactgggaggaggaggaggaggcaacCAGGACCCATCCTTCAAATGGAACTTTGTCACCAGTAAACTGGCAGAGCTGAAGACGAAGACCGTGACCAAAACCAACTAG